The following coding sequences lie in one Chelatococcus sp. YT9 genomic window:
- a CDS encoding acetate/propionate family kinase, with the protein MSDRLLLTFNAGSSTVKIGLFGRVDGRCLRIGKGTIDFRRRPLTFHLTEGPATADVALAAAPDGPIEDVLAETFQWLAQHFDIAAVTAVAHRVVHGGDAYSQAVLIDDAALDGITALTPLAPLHQPQCVRLIRAIRHLRPALPQTASFDTAFHRTQGDVVRRFALPRVLHDAGIKRYGFHGLSYAFIARELARLAPTAAEGKVVAAHLGSGASLCALEAGVSRDTSMGFSTLDGIPMATRCGALDPGVILYLLEDGTRDLAAVNDILYKQSGLLGMSGISADSRELLASDEQAAREALDVFAFRIAGEIARLAATLGGLDAVVFTAGIGENQPQVRAAVAKRLAWLGLALDGRANLANAEVISAAGSHVSAFVIPTDEEQVIADEAEVVLAQALSSGG; encoded by the coding sequence GTGAGCGATCGGCTGCTCCTCACGTTCAACGCAGGTTCGTCTACGGTCAAGATCGGACTGTTCGGGCGTGTCGACGGACGCTGCCTTCGGATTGGCAAGGGGACGATCGATTTCCGGCGCAGGCCGCTCACATTCCACCTCACCGAGGGGCCGGCTACAGCAGATGTAGCCCTTGCAGCGGCGCCTGACGGACCCATCGAGGACGTGCTGGCTGAAACCTTCCAGTGGCTAGCGCAGCATTTCGATATCGCTGCGGTGACTGCCGTGGCCCACCGCGTTGTGCATGGTGGCGACGCCTACTCCCAGGCGGTGCTGATCGACGACGCGGCACTGGACGGGATCACTGCGCTAACACCCCTCGCGCCATTGCATCAGCCGCAATGTGTGCGGTTGATCCGCGCGATCCGCCACCTGCGCCCAGCCTTGCCGCAAACGGCCTCCTTCGACACCGCCTTCCACCGCACCCAGGGCGACGTGGTGCGCCGTTTCGCGCTGCCGCGTGTGCTGCATGATGCAGGGATCAAGCGCTACGGCTTCCACGGATTGTCCTACGCGTTCATCGCCCGGGAACTTGCGCGGCTCGCACCAACTGCTGCCGAAGGCAAGGTTGTCGCGGCTCATCTCGGCAGCGGCGCAAGCCTCTGCGCACTCGAGGCCGGTGTGAGCCGGGATACGAGCATGGGCTTCTCAACCCTCGACGGCATTCCGATGGCGACGCGCTGCGGTGCGCTCGATCCGGGGGTGATCCTGTATCTCCTTGAGGATGGAACGCGGGATCTCGCCGCGGTCAATGATATTCTCTACAAGCAATCCGGGTTGCTCGGCATGTCCGGGATCAGCGCCGACAGCCGCGAACTGCTGGCGAGCGACGAGCAGGCAGCCCGTGAGGCGTTAGACGTTTTCGCATTCCGCATCGCGGGGGAGATCGCGCGTCTCGCTGCGACGCTCGGCGGCCTCGATGCGGTGGTTTTCACCGCGGGCATTGGCGAGAACCAGCCACAGGTGCGTGCCGCTGTCGCCAAGCGTCTCGCTTGGCTCGGCCTCGCGCTCGACGGGCGTGCGAATCTGGCGAATGCGGAGGTGATCAGCGCAGCGGGGAGCCACGTGAGCGCGTTCGTCATCCCCACCGACGAGGAACAGGTGATCGCCGACGAGGCCGAGGTGGTGTTGGCTCAGGCGCTTTCTAGCGGGGGCTAA
- a CDS encoding DUF983 domain-containing protein: MSRDMMSKNEQWPPLPPMSTGLRGRCPRCGQGHLFNGFLTLAPECEVCGLDYKFADPADGPAFFVMMFVCIPAVLFGLWIDVAFEAPWWVHLLTTLPVLLVSCILPLRPLKGWLVASQFFFKAEEGRLARPDEYQPAKAAPQSTSH; this comes from the coding sequence ATGTCCCGGGACATGATGTCGAAGAACGAGCAGTGGCCGCCGTTGCCGCCCATGAGCACAGGCTTGCGTGGGCGCTGTCCGCGCTGCGGGCAAGGCCATCTTTTCAACGGCTTCCTGACATTGGCGCCGGAGTGCGAGGTCTGCGGCCTCGACTATAAGTTCGCCGATCCCGCTGATGGCCCGGCCTTCTTCGTCATGATGTTCGTCTGCATCCCGGCCGTTCTTTTCGGCCTGTGGATCGATGTAGCCTTCGAAGCGCCGTGGTGGGTTCATCTCCTCACGACCCTACCCGTGCTGCTTGTTTCCTGCATCCTTCCCCTCAGGCCGCTTAAGGGTTGGTTGGTCGCAAGCCAATTCTTCTTCAAGGCGGAGGAAGGAAGGCTCGCGCGGCCGGATGAATACCAGCCTGCCAAAGCGGCTCCGCAATCCACGAGCCACTGA
- a CDS encoding Gfo/Idh/MocA family oxidoreductase, which yields MNAVIQLLGRRLRLGLIGGGGTSLIGPVHRTAARFDDGFELVAGVLSSQSDRAMKEAEVLGLPRGYSDVATMLAAEAELSDGIDAVAIMTPNDSHERFAEMALDAGLDVICDKPLTNDLVSARALVTKARERGLIFCLTHNYSGYPMLREAKSAVAAGELGTLRLVQANYVQGSLGSHVEGNPGAMTDRLRWRLDPARGGLSHVLGDIGTHAHQMLTFVTGRRVEAVLADVGAVIPGREAHDTASVILRLEGGARGVMFVTKAATGAENALTLEAYGEEGGLAWAQASANELRVMRNARPAEVRTRGLPTLHPYSRQAARLPPGHPEAFFEAFANIYRDFASLVASRRAGREPDSFARMVPTAADGAEGLAFIEACLASTASGTWAQVPHV from the coding sequence ATGAATGCTGTCATTCAACTGCTTGGTCGCCGTTTGCGCCTCGGCCTCATCGGCGGGGGAGGGACCTCCCTCATCGGCCCGGTGCATCGTACCGCAGCCCGATTCGACGATGGCTTCGAACTTGTCGCCGGCGTTCTATCCTCCCAGTCCGACCGTGCGATGAAGGAGGCGGAAGTGCTCGGTCTGCCCCGGGGCTACAGCGACGTGGCGACTATGCTGGCGGCGGAGGCTGAACTGTCCGACGGCATCGATGCGGTTGCGATCATGACCCCGAATGATAGTCATGAGAGATTCGCCGAAATGGCCCTCGATGCGGGTCTCGATGTGATTTGCGACAAGCCGCTGACGAATGATTTGGTTTCGGCGCGTGCCTTGGTGACCAAGGCACGCGAGCGCGGCCTCATTTTTTGCCTCACTCACAACTATTCAGGCTATCCGATGCTGCGCGAGGCGAAGAGCGCGGTCGCGGCCGGTGAACTCGGCACCCTGCGGCTTGTCCAGGCGAACTACGTGCAAGGGTCGCTCGGCTCGCATGTCGAAGGCAACCCCGGCGCCATGACGGATCGCCTGCGCTGGCGTCTCGATCCGGCGCGCGGCGGGTTGAGCCATGTGCTCGGCGATATCGGTACCCACGCCCATCAGATGCTGACGTTCGTGACCGGGCGCAGGGTTGAGGCCGTGCTGGCGGACGTCGGCGCCGTCATTCCCGGCCGCGAGGCCCACGATACGGCGTCGGTGATCCTGCGGCTCGAAGGCGGCGCGCGCGGCGTGATGTTCGTGACCAAGGCGGCCACCGGTGCTGAGAACGCCCTGACCCTGGAAGCCTATGGGGAGGAGGGGGGGCTTGCCTGGGCACAGGCCAGCGCCAACGAGCTGCGCGTCATGCGCAATGCGCGGCCGGCGGAGGTGCGAACGCGGGGGCTGCCGACCCTCCATCCCTACAGCCGGCAGGCTGCGCGCCTCCCGCCGGGACATCCAGAAGCCTTCTTCGAAGCCTTCGCCAATATCTACCGGGATTTCGCATCGCTCGTCGCATCGCGGCGCGCGGGCCGTGAGCCGGACAGTTTCGCGCGCATGGTGCCGACGGCCGCGGACGGGGCGGAAGGTCTTGCCTTCATCGAGGCTTGTCTTGCCTCGACCGCAAGCGGCACATGGGCGCAGGTTCCGCACGTCTGA
- a CDS encoding NAD(P)-dependent oxidoreductase translates to MTKPVVLLDPFPRQRQRIFNAAQWERLSAMAEIIEDEQGPMRDSLVEARLPEAVAIIGQTALPTARVERAAKLRAVLNVEGNFYQNIDYHACLARGIAVLSIAPAFAVPVAEMVLALALDLARGITAADGAVRAGRERYGLAGNADALLISEARVGLIGYGNIGRALRRLLNGFAADIQVYDPWFPDNVLRAEQVRPADLGTVLSTSRFLFILAGVTSDNQGFLGRPELERIGRDSVVVLGSRAGVVDFEAFVDLANAGRFRGATDVFPAEPIGVGDPVRQSRLLLSPHRAGGIPAAMEMIGEMVLDDLGLVLRGLPPQRMQPARWETVCKMRSPPAQGGHPTDEKD, encoded by the coding sequence ATGACAAAGCCGGTCGTGCTTCTAGATCCCTTTCCGCGCCAGCGCCAGCGCATCTTCAATGCGGCGCAATGGGAGCGCCTATCGGCAATGGCCGAGATCATCGAGGACGAGCAGGGACCGATGCGCGATAGCCTGGTCGAGGCGCGACTTCCCGAGGCCGTCGCCATCATCGGGCAGACGGCTTTGCCGACTGCACGCGTGGAGCGCGCCGCCAAGCTGCGGGCCGTTTTGAATGTTGAAGGCAACTTCTACCAGAACATTGACTATCACGCCTGTCTGGCGCGCGGCATCGCGGTATTGTCCATCGCGCCCGCTTTCGCAGTGCCCGTGGCGGAGATGGTGCTGGCTTTGGCGCTCGACCTTGCACGGGGCATCACGGCGGCCGACGGCGCAGTACGTGCGGGGCGGGAGCGCTACGGCCTCGCAGGAAACGCCGATGCCCTGCTGATCAGCGAGGCGCGAGTTGGGCTGATCGGCTACGGCAATATCGGGCGAGCCCTTCGCCGCCTGCTCAACGGTTTCGCGGCCGATATCCAGGTCTATGATCCCTGGTTTCCGGATAACGTGTTGCGTGCCGAGCAGGTGCGGCCAGCGGATCTCGGCACCGTGCTGTCCACCTCCCGATTTCTCTTCATTCTCGCGGGAGTTACGTCAGACAACCAGGGGTTTCTTGGACGCCCGGAACTCGAGCGCATCGGGCGCGACAGTGTGGTTGTGCTTGGCAGTCGCGCGGGCGTGGTGGACTTCGAAGCTTTTGTCGACCTCGCCAATGCCGGACGTTTTCGAGGGGCAACGGACGTGTTTCCGGCCGAGCCGATCGGTGTTGGTGACCCCGTGCGCCAGAGTCGTCTATTGCTTTCTCCCCATCGCGCCGGTGGCATTCCCGCCGCGATGGAGATGATCGGCGAGATGGTGCTCGATGATCTCGGCCTCGTCCTGCGCGGCTTGCCGCCACAGCGCATGCAGCCGGCACGCTGGGAAACGGTCTGTAAGATGCGCAGCCCCCCGGCACAGGGCGGTCATCCCACCGACGAAAAGGATTGA
- a CDS encoding gluconokinase yields the protein MRHSDQPVAIVLMGVAGSGKTTLGLALAERFGVAFYDADDFHPPANVAKMSAGIPLNDDDRAPWLERLAALLHDSIAEGRSVALACSALKRRYRDRLREGCPDILFVHQVGDRDMIAERMKRRTDHYMPPSLLDSQFAALELPDTDESVLTLDGTEPPDALVDKVVARLVRS from the coding sequence TTGCGACACTCTGATCAGCCGGTCGCCATCGTACTCATGGGGGTCGCGGGTAGCGGCAAGACCACACTCGGCCTCGCGCTTGCCGAGCGCTTCGGCGTCGCGTTCTATGACGCCGACGATTTCCATCCGCCGGCCAATGTCGCCAAGATGTCCGCCGGCATCCCACTGAACGATGACGACCGGGCTCCCTGGCTCGAAAGGCTCGCCGCGCTCCTGCATGACTCGATCGCCGAAGGCCGCTCCGTGGCGCTCGCGTGTTCGGCGCTCAAGAGGCGGTATCGTGATCGCCTGCGCGAAGGCTGTCCCGACATTCTCTTCGTCCACCAGGTCGGCGATCGAGACATGATCGCGGAACGAATGAAGCGCCGAACGGACCACTACATGCCGCCATCGCTGCTCGACAGCCAGTTCGCAGCCCTCGAGCTACCGGACACTGATGAAAGCGTGTTGACCCTGGATGGCACTGAACCGCCGGATGCCTTGGTGGACAAGGTCGTCGCGCGTCTGGTGCGTTCATAA
- a CDS encoding SDR family oxidoreductase, whose translation MSLQLFDLSGRIALVTGAGQGIGYALAQGLGKAGAHIVINGRDATRLEAAAERLRGEGLTVATALFDVTDQKAVVAGIEIVERDVGPIDILVNNAGIQRRTPLEDYPAETWHELMRANLDSVFYVGQAVARHMIPRKRGKIINIASLQSEAARYSIAPYTASKGAVKNLTRGMCTDWARYGLQINAIGPGYFDTPLNAALVANPEFDTWLKNRTPAGRWGKVEELQGAAIFLASSASNFVNGQILYVDGGVLATL comes from the coding sequence ATGAGTTTACAATTGTTTGATTTGTCCGGACGCATCGCGCTTGTCACCGGCGCCGGCCAGGGCATTGGTTATGCACTTGCGCAGGGTCTAGGAAAGGCCGGCGCGCATATCGTCATCAATGGCCGTGACGCCACCCGCCTCGAAGCGGCCGCGGAGCGCCTCCGGGGCGAGGGCCTGACCGTCGCGACCGCGCTCTTCGATGTCACCGACCAAAAGGCCGTTGTCGCGGGCATCGAGATCGTCGAGCGTGACGTCGGCCCGATCGACATCCTCGTCAACAACGCCGGAATCCAGCGGCGCACGCCCCTCGAGGATTACCCGGCCGAGACCTGGCACGAACTTATGCGCGCCAACCTCGACAGCGTCTTCTACGTCGGGCAGGCCGTCGCCCGGCACATGATCCCGCGCAAGCGCGGAAAGATCATCAATATCGCCAGCCTGCAAAGCGAGGCCGCCCGCTATTCCATCGCGCCCTACACCGCCTCCAAGGGCGCGGTGAAGAACCTGACCCGCGGCATGTGCACGGACTGGGCACGTTACGGGCTGCAAATCAATGCGATCGGCCCCGGCTATTTCGACACGCCGCTCAACGCCGCGCTCGTCGCCAATCCCGAATTCGACACCTGGCTGAAGAACCGTACCCCGGCTGGCCGATGGGGGAAGGTGGAGGAGTTGCAGGGCGCCGCCATATTTCTCGCCTCCAGCGCCTCGAACTTCGTGAATGGCCAGATCCTTTACGTCGATGGAGGCGTGCTTGCGACACTCTGA
- the gndA gene encoding NADP-dependent phosphogluconate dehydrogenase, with protein MRPSTLRLTAHAPSRFRWLSPDRRPNLGPALSRDGVSRDGPAGQGISRLRAKQERDMTTKASVGVLGLGTMGANLALNLADQGGQTVALFNRTTTKAQELVEANPALAQSLVPTDSLNAFVAALSTPRIIILMVQAGAAVDEQIAALEPLLEKGDIVIDAGNADFNDTRRRAAALKDSPIRFVGMGVSGGELGARHGPSIMAGGDADVYAIIGPILERIAAKYHGVPCVAHMGPDGAGHFVKTIHNGIEYADMEMIAEVYGIMRDGLSLPAAEAAKVFTRWNEGGLSSYLIEISGVTLAEIDPDTGKPMVDVIVDEAGQKGTGRWAVIEAQKLAVSATTLEAAVSARIISAHRAERARTGAIYDLAPAEKLSGIDLDALEKALETAKIIAYAQGFVIMQEASKAFGWNLPLGKIAEIWRAGCIIRSRFLDDITRAFDASEAPENLLQVPEFVNRVKAGQGALRRVVAQAVLAGIPVPALSAALAYFDDLRRPRGTANLIQAQRDLFGAHTFRRLDRDGVFHHEWPPV; from the coding sequence ATGAGGCCTTCAACCTTGCGCTTGACCGCTCACGCGCCGTCAAGGTTCAGATGGCTTTCACCTGATCGACGGCCCAACCTCGGCCCTGCCCTCAGCAGGGATGGCGTATCGCGAGACGGCCCTGCTGGTCAGGGAATATCCCGCCTTCGCGCGAAACAGGAACGAGATATGACGACAAAGGCATCAGTAGGCGTTCTGGGTCTCGGGACCATGGGCGCCAATCTCGCCCTTAACCTGGCGGACCAAGGCGGACAGACGGTCGCGCTGTTTAATCGCACGACGACCAAGGCGCAGGAACTCGTGGAGGCCAATCCGGCGCTCGCGCAGTCCCTGGTCCCTACCGATAGCCTCAACGCTTTTGTCGCCGCCCTCTCCACCCCGCGGATCATCATTCTCATGGTGCAGGCCGGCGCGGCCGTCGACGAGCAGATCGCCGCGCTCGAGCCGCTCCTCGAAAAGGGCGACATCGTCATTGACGCTGGCAACGCTGATTTCAACGATACCCGCCGCCGCGCGGCAGCGCTGAAAGACAGCCCAATCCGCTTCGTCGGAATGGGAGTGTCGGGTGGCGAGCTCGGAGCCCGCCATGGACCATCGATCATGGCGGGCGGCGATGCCGACGTCTATGCGATCATCGGCCCGATCCTCGAGCGCATCGCCGCCAAGTACCACGGTGTGCCATGTGTGGCGCATATGGGACCCGACGGTGCCGGTCATTTCGTCAAGACCATCCATAACGGCATTGAATACGCGGACATGGAGATGATCGCCGAGGTTTACGGCATCATGCGCGATGGTCTCAGCTTGCCGGCCGCTGAGGCGGCGAAGGTTTTCACCCGCTGGAACGAGGGCGGACTCTCCTCCTATCTCATCGAAATTTCGGGCGTCACCCTCGCGGAGATCGACCCTGACACTGGCAAGCCGATGGTCGATGTGATCGTCGATGAGGCCGGTCAGAAGGGCACCGGCCGCTGGGCGGTGATCGAGGCGCAGAAACTCGCCGTCAGCGCCACGACCCTGGAAGCCGCGGTCTCAGCACGCATCATCTCCGCCCATCGGGCTGAACGCGCCCGCACGGGAGCAATTTATGATCTCGCGCCCGCCGAGAAGCTCTCCGGCATCGACCTGGACGCGCTCGAAAAGGCGTTAGAAACAGCCAAGATCATTGCTTATGCGCAGGGCTTCGTCATCATGCAGGAGGCATCGAAAGCCTTTGGCTGGAACCTGCCGCTCGGCAAGATCGCTGAGATCTGGCGTGCCGGCTGCATCATCCGCTCGCGCTTCCTCGACGATATCACGCGCGCGTTCGATGCGAGCGAGGCACCGGAAAACCTCCTCCAGGTGCCAGAGTTCGTGAACCGCGTAAAGGCAGGCCAGGGCGCGCTGCGGCGGGTGGTGGCGCAGGCTGTGCTCGCGGGCATCCCGGTTCCCGCGCTCTCGGCCGCACTCGCCTATTTCGATGACCTGCGCCGGCCGCGCGGCACCGCCAACCTGATCCAGGCGCAGCGCGACTTGTTCGGCGCCCATACCTTCCGCCGGCTCGACCGGGATGGGGTTTTCCATCACGAATGGCCACCGGTCTGA
- a CDS encoding L-idonate 5-dehydrogenase, which produces MSSPLGVVVHAPKDLRVEAVAAVAPGPGEVRVGIEAGGICGSDMHYFSHGGFGTIRIKEPMVLGHEIAGTVVELGAGVSHLAVGTRVAVNPSRPCGVCKYCREGAQRQCLDMHFLGSAMRFPHAQGGFRQSLTIQAEQAVPIADTVTMGEAAMGEPLSVCLHGARQAGPLMGKRVLVTGCGPIGMLTVIVARYAGAAEIVVTDVSDFPLTIARQVGATRAINIAAEPDALEAYGAEKGTFDVLFEASGHQSALVGALTALRPGAVIVQLGLGGDMTLPINVIVAKELQLRGTFRFDSEFNLAVELMNRGLIDVKPLLTATIPFREANEAFNLALDRSRAVKVQMAFT; this is translated from the coding sequence ATGTCGTCACCATTGGGCGTTGTCGTTCATGCACCGAAGGATCTGCGCGTCGAGGCGGTTGCAGCTGTCGCGCCAGGCCCGGGGGAAGTGCGCGTCGGTATTGAGGCCGGCGGCATTTGCGGATCCGACATGCACTATTTCAGCCACGGCGGCTTTGGCACGATCCGGATCAAGGAGCCCATGGTGCTCGGCCACGAAATAGCCGGGACGGTGGTGGAACTCGGTGCGGGCGTCAGTCATCTCGCCGTCGGCACCCGCGTCGCCGTCAATCCGAGCCGCCCGTGCGGCGTCTGCAAATATTGCCGCGAGGGCGCCCAGCGGCAGTGCCTCGACATGCATTTTCTCGGCAGCGCCATGCGCTTTCCGCACGCTCAGGGCGGCTTTCGCCAGAGCCTGACGATACAGGCCGAACAGGCGGTGCCGATCGCGGATACCGTGACCATGGGTGAAGCCGCTATGGGAGAGCCCCTGTCTGTCTGCCTGCATGGCGCGCGCCAAGCCGGGCCGCTGATGGGCAAGCGCGTGCTCGTCACCGGCTGCGGGCCGATCGGCATGTTGACCGTGATCGTCGCGCGTTATGCAGGCGCGGCCGAGATCGTCGTCACCGATGTCAGCGATTTCCCCCTGACGATCGCGCGCCAGGTCGGCGCCACGCGGGCCATCAATATCGCCGCCGAGCCTGATGCCCTTGAGGCTTATGGAGCCGAGAAGGGCACCTTCGATGTGCTGTTCGAGGCCTCCGGACACCAGTCCGCTCTCGTGGGCGCCTTGACCGCCCTACGGCCGGGCGCGGTCATCGTGCAGCTTGGGCTCGGTGGTGACATGACCCTCCCCATCAATGTCATCGTGGCCAAGGAACTGCAGCTGCGTGGGACATTCCGTTTCGATTCCGAGTTCAACCTCGCGGTTGAGCTGATGAATCGTGGGCTGATCGATGTGAAACCGCTGCTCACCGCCACGATCCCTTTCCGGGAGGCGAATGAGGCCTTCAACCTTGCGCTTGACCGCTCACGCGCCGTCAAGGTTCAGATGGCTTTCACCTGA